A part of Bosea sp. (in: a-proteobacteria) genomic DNA contains:
- a CDS encoding uracil-DNA glycosylase: MAATDRIEPATLADILAFFADAGVDCALEEKAIDRFTAAAAAAPAVVIGASAGTPPSRPGLQRGAPAPPEPSRLALAGAAMSADEAAGSAAMLADRARTLDELRAAMVAFEGCALKATAKNLCFADGQPGARIMLVGEAPGADEDRQGLPFVGVSGQLLDQMLAAIGLDRGQHVYIANIVPWRPPGNRTPTTQEMMVCRPFVLRQIALSAPDILVTLGGPAAQALLGLTGIMASRGKWRSLELDGRTIPALPTLHPAYLLRNPIAKRQAWADLRALRRALDALPPREALPR; encoded by the coding sequence ATGGCCGCCACCGACCGCATCGAGCCAGCGACGCTCGCCGACATCCTCGCCTTCTTCGCCGATGCCGGCGTGGACTGCGCGCTTGAGGAGAAGGCCATCGACCGCTTCACGGCCGCAGCCGCTGCGGCGCCGGCTGTCGTCATCGGCGCAAGCGCCGGCACGCCGCCTTCAAGGCCCGGCCTGCAGCGCGGCGCGCCTGCGCCGCCGGAGCCATCGCGCCTGGCTCTCGCCGGCGCCGCCATGAGTGCGGACGAGGCGGCCGGCAGCGCGGCCATGCTGGCGGACCGCGCCCGCACTCTCGATGAGCTCAGGGCCGCGATGGTGGCATTCGAGGGCTGCGCCCTGAAGGCGACGGCCAAAAACCTGTGCTTCGCCGATGGCCAGCCCGGCGCGCGCATCATGCTGGTGGGCGAGGCGCCCGGCGCGGACGAGGACCGGCAGGGCCTGCCCTTCGTGGGCGTGTCGGGCCAGTTGCTGGACCAGATGCTGGCCGCGATCGGGCTCGATCGCGGCCAGCATGTCTACATCGCCAACATCGTGCCTTGGCGCCCCCCCGGCAACCGGACGCCGACCACGCAGGAGATGATGGTGTGCAGGCCCTTCGTCCTGCGCCAGATCGCGCTCTCGGCCCCTGACATCCTCGTCACGCTCGGCGGCCCGGCGGCGCAGGCGCTGCTTGGCCTGACCGGGATCATGGCGTCGCGCGGCAAGTGGCGCAGCCTTGAGCTGGATGGGCGGACGATCCCCGCGCTGCCGACGCTGCATCCCGCCTACCTGCTGCGCAATCCCATCGCCAAGCGTCAGGCCTGGGCGGATCTGCGGGCGTTGCGCCGGGCGCTGGACGCGCTGCCGCCGCGCGAGGCGCTGCCGCGCTGA
- a CDS encoding S49 family peptidase codes for MPTKILSRRKSPLSFIPPRFLPEKLRKTRPLVPVLRLYGPIGMSFPTRGALTLAGLAGQIEAAFEAEDACAVALLVKSPGGAAAQSHLIFRRIRTLAEETRRPVFAFIEDVGASGGYMLACAADEIFADPASMVGSIGVVSSGFGLAGLIEKIGVERRVYTAGSSKAMLDPFLPEREDDIARLKALQADVHDSFIALVRERRGARLVETAEDLFTGAYWTGRRARELGLIDGLDDMRSVMRARFGEEVDLRLVPDPSRGGLLRRLLPSLAAGAGAHGDAPQGLVDPGHVIGALEAKALWSRFGL; via the coding sequence ATGCCCACCAAGATCCTGTCGCGGCGCAAGTCGCCGCTCTCCTTCATCCCGCCCCGCTTCCTGCCGGAGAAGCTGCGCAAGACGAGGCCCCTCGTGCCTGTCCTGCGGCTTTACGGGCCGATCGGCATGTCGTTCCCCACCCGGGGCGCGCTGACGCTGGCGGGGCTCGCCGGCCAGATCGAGGCCGCCTTCGAGGCGGAGGATGCCTGCGCCGTCGCCCTTCTGGTCAAGTCGCCCGGCGGCGCCGCGGCGCAGTCGCACCTGATCTTCCGGCGCATCCGGACGCTGGCCGAGGAGACCAGGCGCCCTGTCTTCGCCTTCATCGAGGATGTGGGGGCCTCGGGGGGCTACATGCTGGCCTGCGCGGCAGACGAGATCTTCGCTGATCCAGCCTCCATGGTGGGCTCGATCGGCGTCGTTTCCTCTGGCTTCGGCCTCGCCGGCCTCATCGAGAAGATCGGTGTGGAGCGGCGCGTCTACACGGCCGGCTCGTCCAAGGCCATGCTCGATCCCTTCCTGCCCGAGCGCGAGGATGACATCGCCCGGCTCAAGGCATTGCAGGCCGATGTGCATGACAGCTTCATCGCGCTGGTGCGCGAGCGGCGCGGCGCGCGGCTGGTCGAGACAGCCGAGGACCTGTTCACCGGCGCCTACTGGACCGGACGCCGGGCGCGGGAGCTTGGCCTCATCGACGGGCTGGACGACATGCGCTCGGTGATGCGCGCGCGCTTTGGCGAGGAGGTCGATCTCAGGCTCGTGCCCGACCCCAGCCGCGGCGGCCTGCTGCGCCGCCTGCTGCCTTCGCTGGCTGCCGGGGCGGGCGCGCATGGCGACGCGCCGCAGGGCCTCGTCGATCCCGGACATGTCATCGGGGCGCTGGAAGCCAAGGCGCTCTGGAGCCGCTTCGGCCTCTGA
- a CDS encoding magnesium transporter CorA family protein has product MIIVHSPSRDTLGLDRVVLAPGMALPPDALWIDMLEPTRAEDELVESFLKISIPTREEMQDLEPSEIIYAEDDARYMTARVLCQSESEQPRLVPLSFILTATALVTVRYDEPRSLAMFAQRAVKPAGCGRQPEAVLDGIVEAVIDRAAEILGRAGDQTEELSRSVFERESRKLERTGGYQGVIRKLGRQAALISNVRESMVSLERILIFMQANYERPSRRTGFQAEWRSAIRDVQSIEDHASFVSSKVQFILNATLGLVSLEQNKIIKIFSVAAVIFLPPTLIASSYGMNFKNMPELEWSYGYPMALGMMVASAVGTYTFFKHKRWL; this is encoded by the coding sequence ATGATCATCGTCCATTCCCCCTCCCGCGACACCCTCGGCCTCGACCGGGTGGTGCTTGCGCCGGGCATGGCGCTTCCGCCCGATGCGCTGTGGATCGACATGCTCGAGCCGACGCGCGCCGAGGACGAACTCGTCGAATCCTTCCTGAAGATCTCCATCCCCACGCGTGAGGAGATGCAGGATCTGGAACCTTCGGAAATCATCTATGCCGAGGATGATGCCCGCTACATGACAGCGCGGGTGCTCTGCCAGTCGGAGAGCGAGCAGCCCCGGCTGGTGCCGCTCAGCTTCATCCTCACCGCCACCGCCCTCGTCACGGTGCGCTATGATGAGCCGCGCTCCCTCGCCATGTTCGCCCAGCGCGCCGTCAAGCCGGCAGGTTGCGGCCGCCAGCCCGAGGCCGTGCTGGACGGCATCGTCGAGGCGGTGATCGACAGGGCGGCGGAAATCCTGGGCCGGGCCGGCGACCAGACCGAGGAGCTCTCGCGCTCCGTGTTCGAGCGCGAGAGCCGCAAGCTCGAGCGCACGGGCGGCTATCAGGGCGTCATCCGCAAGCTGGGCCGGCAGGCGGCGCTGATCTCCAACGTGCGCGAAAGCATGGTGTCGCTTGAGCGCATCCTGATCTTCATGCAGGCCAATTACGAGCGGCCTTCCAGGCGCACGGGTTTTCAGGCCGAGTGGCGCAGCGCCATCCGCGACGTGCAGTCGATCGAGGACCACGCCAGCTTCGTGAGCAGCAAGGTGCAGTTCATCCTCAACGCCACGCTGGGTCTGGTCAGCCTCGAGCAGAACAAGATCATCAAGATCTTCTCGGTGGCGGCGGTGATCTTCCTGCCGCCCACGCTGATCGCCTCATCCTACGGCATGAACTTCAAGAATATGCCGGAACTCGAATGGTCATATGGCTATCCGATGGCGCTGGGGATGATGGTGGCCTCGGCCGTGGGCACCTACACCTTCTTCAAGCACAAGCGCTGGCTCTGA
- a CDS encoding SOS response-associated peptidase — MCGRYALILPPEAVRAFFRHAEQPNFPPRYNIAPTQPVPVLRSGHGQRSFTLMRWGFRPSWVKDPKDFPLVINVRSETAREKPSFRAAFMRRRCLMPADGFYEWCKVGPENRAYLFRRPDRGLFAFAAIWETWIEPDGGEIDTVALLNTHANGLMSAIHHRCPVILEPDRHDAWLDPETTPDAAHRLLQPPDDDSLEMLRVGPAVNKVANDGPALQEPWAPAAMVAARIAPAAEPSPRPARRRAGGADGEGGQGSLF; from the coding sequence ATGTGCGGGCGCTACGCCCTGATCCTGCCGCCTGAGGCCGTTCGGGCCTTCTTTCGTCATGCCGAACAGCCGAACTTCCCGCCGCGCTACAATATTGCGCCGACCCAGCCCGTTCCGGTGCTTCGCTCCGGGCACGGCCAGCGCTCCTTCACCCTGATGCGCTGGGGCTTCAGGCCGTCCTGGGTCAAGGACCCGAAGGATTTTCCCCTCGTCATCAATGTGCGCTCCGAGACCGCGCGGGAGAAGCCCTCCTTCCGGGCGGCCTTCATGCGCCGGCGCTGCCTCATGCCGGCCGATGGCTTCTACGAGTGGTGCAAGGTCGGCCCTGAGAACCGCGCCTATCTCTTCCGCAGGCCCGATCGCGGGTTGTTCGCCTTCGCGGCCATCTGGGAAACCTGGATCGAGCCCGATGGCGGGGAGATCGACACCGTGGCGCTGCTCAACACCCATGCCAATGGCCTGATGTCCGCCATCCACCATCGCTGCCCGGTGATCCTCGAGCCGGACCGGCATGATGCCTGGCTCGATCCCGAGACGACGCCCGACGCCGCGCATCGGCTCCTGCAGCCGCCCGATGACGACAGCCTTGAGATGCTGCGCGTCGGCCCGGCCGTGAACAAGGTCGCCAATGACGGCCCCGCACTGCAGGAACCCTGGGCGCCCGCCGCTATGGTGGCCGCTCGGATTGCGCCTGCTGCAGAACCTTCGCCGCGCCCTGCGCGTCGCCGCGCTGGCGGAGCCGACGGCGAAGGCGGGCAGGGTTCGCTGTTCTGA
- a CDS encoding M48 family metallopeptidase, which produces MIGEAFGLYTHIRNNRIRSRLLLGGLFLLTYLAGFGGILAATGFMHIERGANPFDIALGLFFAAFPFLTLGVVAWIFIGYQANVALIGTVTGAKGLERSQAPQLYGMLEKLCISRGMTMPRLMIIEDGALNAFASGVNERQFTVTVTRGLIDTLDKAEIEAVLAHELTHIRNGDVKLMVIAVVIAGVLSFLSEIVFRSVRFSGSSSRRSSGGKGAGAAIIIGLLIMALAGILAAVIRFSLSRSREYLADAGAVELTKNPDAMISALLKISGRADIAGVPSGVMDMCIENDPDDMSDLFSTHPSISKRVQALVKTAGGRLPPQLAAMGERPDLPSIIEARGPWGPRPQA; this is translated from the coding sequence ATGATCGGCGAGGCGTTCGGTCTGTACACCCATATCCGCAACAATCGCATCCGCTCGCGGCTGCTGCTGGGCGGGCTGTTCCTGCTCACCTACCTCGCCGGCTTTGGCGGCATCCTGGCGGCGACCGGCTTCATGCACATCGAGCGCGGAGCCAACCCTTTCGACATCGCGCTCGGCCTCTTCTTCGCGGCCTTTCCCTTCCTCACGCTTGGCGTCGTGGCCTGGATCTTCATCGGCTACCAGGCCAACGTGGCCCTGATCGGCACGGTGACGGGCGCGAAGGGGCTGGAGCGCAGCCAGGCGCCACAGCTCTACGGGATGCTGGAGAAACTTTGCATCTCGCGCGGGATGACCATGCCAAGGCTGATGATCATCGAGGACGGCGCGCTCAACGCCTTCGCCTCCGGGGTCAATGAGCGCCAATTCACGGTGACGGTCACGCGCGGCCTCATCGACACGCTCGACAAAGCGGAAATCGAGGCGGTGCTGGCGCATGAGCTGACCCATATTCGCAACGGTGACGTAAAGCTGATGGTCATCGCCGTGGTGATCGCGGGCGTGCTCTCCTTCCTCAGCGAGATCGTCTTTCGCAGCGTGCGCTTTTCGGGCTCGTCGTCGCGCCGCTCCTCGGGCGGCAAGGGTGCGGGCGCGGCCATCATCATCGGCCTGCTGATCATGGCGCTGGCCGGAATCCTGGCCGCAGTGATCCGCTTCTCGCTGTCGCGCTCGCGCGAATATCTTGCCGATGCCGGGGCGGTGGAACTGACCAAGAACCCCGATGCGATGATCTCGGCCCTGCTCAAGATCTCGGGGCGCGCCGACATCGCTGGCGTGCCGTCGGGCGTGATGGACATGTGCATCGAGAACGATCCTGACGACATGTCGGACCTGTTCTCAACCCATCCCTCGATCTCCAAGCGCGTTCAGGCGCTGGTCAAGACCGCAGGCGGACGCCTGCCCCCGCAACTCGCGGCCATGGGCGAGCGGCCGGACCTGCCCTCGATCATCGAGGCGCGCGGCCCCTGGGGTCCACGCCCGCAGGCGTGA
- a CDS encoding LemA family protein translates to MSGWIILAIIAAVGGYLVMAYNGMVALRRRADQAFADIDVQLKQRHDLIPNLVETVKGYAAHEKETFDAVIKARNGATAASGPQAQAAAEQQLSGTVGRLLALAEAYPDLKANTNFLKLQEDLGSVEDKLSAARRFFNNAVGEYNAQIESVPSVFFAAKFGFLPREFFDVGADKRTQLEAAPTVKF, encoded by the coding sequence ATGTCTGGCTGGATCATTCTGGCGATCATCGCCGCGGTCGGCGGCTATCTGGTGATGGCCTATAACGGCATGGTGGCCTTGCGCCGCAGGGCTGATCAGGCCTTCGCGGACATCGACGTGCAGCTCAAGCAGCGGCACGACCTCATTCCCAATCTTGTCGAGACCGTCAAGGGCTATGCCGCGCACGAGAAGGAAACCTTCGACGCTGTGATCAAGGCGCGCAACGGCGCGACCGCAGCTAGCGGACCCCAGGCCCAGGCCGCCGCCGAGCAGCAGCTTTCAGGCACCGTGGGCCGGCTCCTCGCCCTGGCCGAGGCCTATCCGGACCTCAAGGCCAATACCAACTTCCTGAAGCTGCAGGAGGATCTGGGCTCCGTCGAGGACAAGCTCTCGGCGGCGCGGCGGTTCTTCAACAATGCGGTGGGCGAATACAACGCCCAGATCGAATCCGTGCCATCCGTGTTCTTCGCAGCGAAGTTCGGCTTCCTGCCGCGCGAGTTCTTCGATGTGGGCGCGGATAAGCGCACCCAGCTCGAGGCCGCGCCGACGGTGAAGTTCTGA
- a CDS encoding flavin-dependent oxidoreductase → MPAAPPGLAPSRVKVIIAGAGIGGLTLALMLHRRGISCAIYEQASEVREVGVGINTLPHAIKELADLGLLPALDAAGIRTHELLYMNRSGQTVWREPRGLAAGFDVPQFSIHRGRLQKLIHDAVVERLGAGAIRTGRKLAGFIQDDGGVTAQFVDSLDGAGSETVRAEVLVGADGIHSVVRGHYAPKQGLPRWNGVMMWRGAADFPTFLSGRSMIIAGGMGAKLVLYPIGNGKTPGTRLTNWVVTARVSDTEHPPGKESWSRRGRLDEVLPYARRYEIPGFDLVKLIRSTEAFYEYPMCDRDPLPRWSHGRVTLLGDAAHPMYPVGSNGASQAILDARSLADHLARAEHPYQALAAYEADRLPKTAEIVALNRKGGPERVIDEVEKLAPAGFADIDRVLSHDERKAIVRGYAGTAGFALTQVNRKAS, encoded by the coding sequence ATGCCGGCGGCGCCTCCGGGGCTTGCGCCATCGAGAGTCAAGGTCATCATCGCGGGCGCGGGCATAGGCGGGCTCACGCTGGCGCTCATGCTCCACCGCCGTGGCATCTCCTGCGCCATCTACGAGCAGGCCAGCGAGGTGCGGGAGGTTGGTGTGGGCATCAACACGCTGCCCCATGCCATCAAGGAACTGGCCGATCTCGGCCTGCTGCCGGCGCTGGATGCAGCCGGCATCCGCACCCATGAGCTGCTCTACATGAACCGCTCCGGCCAGACCGTCTGGCGCGAGCCGCGCGGCCTCGCCGCCGGCTTCGATGTGCCGCAATTCTCGATCCATCGGGGCCGGCTGCAGAAGCTGATCCACGATGCGGTGGTCGAGCGGCTTGGCGCGGGCGCGATCCGCACCGGACGCAAGCTCGCCGGCTTCATCCAGGATGATGGCGGCGTCACGGCCCAGTTCGTCGACAGCCTCGACGGGGCGGGCAGCGAGACGGTGCGCGCCGAGGTTCTGGTGGGCGCGGATGGCATCCATTCCGTGGTGCGCGGCCATTACGCGCCGAAGCAGGGCCTGCCGCGCTGGAACGGCGTGATGATGTGGCGCGGCGCGGCCGATTTCCCCACCTTCCTGTCGGGGCGGTCCATGATCATCGCCGGCGGCATGGGCGCCAAGCTGGTGCTCTACCCGATCGGCAATGGCAAGACGCCCGGGACGAGGCTCACCAACTGGGTCGTCACCGCCCGCGTCAGCGACACCGAGCATCCGCCCGGCAAGGAAAGCTGGTCGCGGCGTGGGCGGCTTGATGAGGTCCTGCCCTATGCGCGCCGCTACGAGATTCCCGGCTTCGATCTGGTCAAGCTGATCCGCTCGACCGAGGCCTTCTATGAATACCCGATGTGCGACCGCGATCCATTGCCGCGCTGGAGCCATGGCCGCGTCACGCTCCTGGGCGACGCGGCCCATCCGATGTATCCGGTAGGGTCAAACGGGGCCAGCCAGGCCATCCTCGATGCGCGCTCGCTCGCCGATCATCTGGCGCGCGCCGAGCACCCCTATCAGGCGCTCGCGGCCTATGAGGCCGACCGGCTGCCGAAGACGGCCGAGATCGTGGCGCTGAACCGCAAGGGCGGGCCCGAGCGCGTGATCGACGAGGTGGAGAAGCTGGCCCCGGCCGGCTTCGCCGACATCGACCGCGTGCTCTCCCATGACGAGCGCAAGGCGATCGTGCGCGGCTATGCCGGCACGGCCGGCTTCGCGCTGACCCAGGTGAACCGCAAGGCGAGCTGA
- a CDS encoding cupin domain-containing protein, whose product MKLNPGITRAGDGIDGIAWNILGQTYVPKEVSEHSFAWHATFPAGTFVPPHIHPTQDEFIYMLEGELELVMDGREMKAGPGDLVKMPMGIPHGIFNKSGETVKCLFWVAPTRRLYDLFWAIHSMTEQNPAEVVALSARHEVDFLPPPEA is encoded by the coding sequence ATGAAGCTCAACCCCGGGATCACCCGCGCCGGCGACGGCATCGACGGCATCGCATGGAACATTCTGGGCCAGACCTACGTGCCCAAGGAAGTGTCCGAGCACTCCTTCGCCTGGCACGCCACTTTTCCGGCCGGGACCTTCGTGCCCCCGCACATCCATCCCACACAGGACGAGTTCATCTACATGCTCGAAGGCGAGCTGGAACTCGTCATGGACGGGCGCGAGATGAAGGCGGGGCCGGGCGATCTCGTGAAGATGCCCATGGGCATCCCCCACGGCATCTTCAACAAGAGCGGCGAGACGGTGAAATGCCTGTTCTGGGTGGCGCCGACCCGCCGCCTCTATGACCTGTTCTGGGCCATCCATTCCATGACCGAGCAGAACCCGGCCGAGGTGGTGGCGCTGTCGGCGCGCCACGAGGTCGATTTCCTGCCGCCGCCCGAGGCGTGA
- a CDS encoding ABC transporter ATP-binding protein — protein sequence MLTVEGLQSAYGESQVLFGVDLAVGAGEVVTLLGRNGMGKTTTIKSIMGLLKPRAGRVTLAGADVTGAPPYRVAQLGIGLVPEGRQVFPTLTVEENLIATAAARHGPARWTLPGIYALFPRLKERRGNMGNQLSGGEQQMLAIGRALMTNPRLIILDEATEGLAPLIRQEIWACLAMLKSEGESILVIDKNVDALAQLADRHAVIEKGRIVWTGTSADLMANPELKDRYLHV from the coding sequence ATGCTGACGGTCGAGGGGCTGCAGAGCGCCTATGGCGAAAGCCAGGTGCTGTTCGGGGTCGATCTGGCGGTCGGCGCGGGCGAGGTCGTCACCCTGCTCGGACGCAACGGCATGGGCAAGACCACCACGATCAAATCCATCATGGGCCTGCTCAAGCCCAGGGCCGGGCGCGTGACGCTGGCAGGAGCCGATGTCACCGGGGCGCCCCCCTACCGCGTGGCGCAGCTCGGCATCGGGCTGGTGCCGGAGGGACGGCAGGTCTTTCCAACCCTGACCGTGGAGGAGAACCTCATCGCCACCGCCGCCGCCCGCCATGGCCCCGCGCGCTGGACCTTGCCCGGCATCTACGCGCTCTTTCCCCGGCTGAAGGAGCGGCGCGGCAACATGGGCAACCAGCTTTCCGGCGGCGAGCAGCAGATGCTGGCCATCGGGCGGGCGCTGATGACCAATCCGCGGCTCATCATCCTGGACGAGGCGACCGAGGGCCTGGCCCCTCTCATCCGGCAGGAGATCTGGGCCTGCCTCGCCATGCTCAAGAGCGAGGGCGAATCCATCCTCGTGATCGACAAGAACGTGGACGCGCTGGCGCAGCTCGCCGACCGCCATGCCGTCATCGAGAAGGGCCGCATCGTCTGGACCGGCACATCGGCCGACCTGATGGCCAATCCCGAACTGAAGGACCGCTACCTGCACGTCTGA
- a CDS encoding ABC transporter ATP-binding protein, which translates to MADAPAIELIDLNKAYGALKVTDHVSLRVPHGELHAIIGPNGAGKTTLIHQMSGLAPSDSGQVRLAGEDISALPMAARVRRGLARSFQITSIIPGFSVLENVALAVQARIGTSFRFFGDASAEAQLNRPALEILATVGLSPRVALPAGLLSHGEKRQLELAIAIATDPKVLLLDEPLAGTGPEESEAVIALLKRLKGRYTIILIEHDMEAVFALADAVSVLVYGRIIASGPPAAVRADPAVREAYLGEEQIGGDAPPC; encoded by the coding sequence GTGGCTGACGCTCCCGCGATCGAGCTCATCGACCTGAACAAGGCCTATGGGGCGCTGAAGGTCACGGACCATGTCTCGCTGCGCGTGCCGCATGGCGAGCTTCACGCCATCATCGGCCCCAACGGCGCGGGCAAGACCACGCTGATCCACCAGATGTCAGGCCTTGCGCCCTCCGATTCAGGCCAGGTTCGCCTGGCGGGCGAGGATATCTCGGCCCTGCCCATGGCGGCGCGGGTGCGCAGGGGCCTCGCCCGGTCCTTCCAGATCACCTCGATCATCCCGGGCTTCTCCGTGCTCGAGAATGTCGCCCTGGCCGTGCAGGCGCGGATCGGCACCTCCTTCCGCTTCTTCGGCGACGCTTCGGCGGAGGCGCAGCTCAACCGCCCCGCGCTGGAGATCCTCGCAACGGTGGGCCTGTCGCCGCGCGTGGCGCTGCCCGCTGGCCTGCTCTCGCATGGAGAGAAGCGCCAGCTCGAACTCGCCATCGCCATCGCCACCGACCCCAAGGTGCTGCTGCTGGACGAGCCGCTGGCCGGCACGGGCCCCGAGGAGAGCGAGGCCGTGATCGCCCTGCTGAAGCGGCTCAAGGGGCGCTACACCATCATCCTGATCGAGCATGACATGGAGGCGGTGTTCGCCCTGGCCGATGCCGTGTCCGTGCTGGTCTATGGCCGGATCATCGCCAGCGGCCCGCCGGCGGCCGTGCGCGCCGACCCGGCCGTCCGCGAGGCCTATCTCGGCGAGGAACAGATCGGCGGAGACGCTCCGCCATGCTGA
- a CDS encoding branched-chain amino acid ABC transporter permease, with the protein MSAPVQDRPSLAAATPAHGAGFLRRERLPIVLFSLLALAPLAATLGPESYTLSLVTRVMIFALAALSLDLILGYGALVSLGHAAFLGIGGYAVGILASHGLNDASVQLPAALLASALFALATGAISLRTKGVYFIMITLAFGQMAFFFAVSLSAYGGDDGLTLSARSRLFGFSWLASDRAFYFVVLGLLLGCYVLARAIVASRFGRVIRGARENPVRMEAIGFSPFRYQLAAYVIAGMMCGLAGFLLANQAEFVAPAYMSWQRSGEILVMVILGGLASLHGAIIGAAAFLLLEEILSGYTEHWKLIFGPFLVLVVLFARGGLLGIIKGTRRG; encoded by the coding sequence ATGAGCGCGCCGGTGCAGGACCGCCCAAGCCTTGCCGCAGCCACGCCAGCCCATGGGGCAGGCTTCCTGCGGCGCGAGCGGCTGCCGATCGTACTGTTCTCGCTGCTGGCGCTGGCGCCGCTGGCCGCGACGCTCGGACCGGAAAGCTACACGCTCAGCCTCGTAACGCGCGTGATGATCTTCGCGCTGGCGGCGCTCTCGCTCGACCTGATCCTCGGCTATGGCGCGCTGGTCAGCCTTGGCCATGCGGCCTTCCTCGGCATCGGGGGCTATGCGGTCGGCATCCTGGCCTCCCATGGCCTCAACGACGCCAGCGTGCAGCTGCCTGCCGCGCTTCTCGCCTCCGCGCTGTTCGCGCTTGCCACGGGCGCCATCTCGCTTCGCACCAAGGGCGTGTACTTCATCATGATCACGCTCGCCTTCGGGCAGATGGCCTTCTTCTTCGCAGTGTCGCTCTCGGCCTATGGCGGGGATGACGGGCTTACGCTCAGTGCGCGCAGCCGGCTCTTCGGCTTTTCCTGGCTGGCCAGCGACCGGGCGTTCTACTTCGTGGTGCTGGGGCTCCTGCTGGGCTGCTATGTGCTGGCCCGCGCCATCGTGGCCTCGCGCTTCGGCCGGGTCATCCGCGGCGCCAGGGAGAACCCCGTGCGCATGGAGGCGATAGGCTTCTCGCCCTTCCGCTACCAGCTTGCCGCCTATGTCATCGCCGGCATGATGTGCGGGCTCGCCGGCTTCCTGCTGGCCAACCAGGCGGAGTTCGTCGCCCCCGCCTACATGTCGTGGCAGCGCTCGGGCGAGATCCTTGTGATGGTCATCCTCGGCGGGCTGGCTTCGCTCCACGGCGCGATCATCGGCGCGGCCGCCTTCCTTCTGCTGGAGGAGATCCTGTCGGGCTACACCGAGCACTGGAAGCTGATCTTCGGCCCGTTCCTCGTGCTGGTGGTGCTGTTCGCGCGCGGGGGCCTGCTCGGGATCATCAAGGGGACGCGCCGTGGCTGA
- a CDS encoding branched-chain amino acid ABC transporter permease — protein sequence MTFSLFLIQMLNGMQFGILLFFIAAGLTLVFGVMDFINLAHGVQYMIGAYLAAMFTALTGNFFLGLMLALPSALLFGLLLEFLVFRHLYARDHLDQVLATFGIIIFLNQAVKVVWGAAPLSVPVPDILSGTVVLLDGVLYPVYRLALIGSGLAIALLLYILVTYTRIGMLVRAGAANAPMVSALGVDISKLFMVVFGFGAMLAGFAGAMVAPILSVEPGMGDNLLILTFVVIVIGGIGSIRGAFIAALLVGLVDTLGRIFGPFLLRMIMDGSAASQTGRALAPMLIYILMAAVLFFRPAGLFPVRK from the coding sequence ATGACCTTTTCGCTTTTCCTGATCCAGATGCTGAACGGGATGCAGTTCGGCATCTTGCTGTTCTTCATCGCCGCAGGGCTGACGCTCGTGTTCGGGGTGATGGACTTCATCAACCTCGCCCACGGCGTGCAGTACATGATCGGCGCCTATCTGGCGGCGATGTTCACGGCGCTGACGGGCAACTTCTTCCTCGGGCTGATGCTGGCCCTGCCCTCGGCGCTGCTGTTCGGGCTGCTGCTGGAGTTCCTGGTGTTCCGGCATCTTTACGCCCGCGACCACCTCGATCAGGTGCTTGCCACCTTCGGCATCATCATCTTCCTCAACCAGGCGGTGAAGGTAGTGTGGGGGGCGGCGCCGCTCTCGGTGCCGGTGCCTGACATCCTGTCGGGCACGGTCGTGCTGCTCGACGGGGTGCTCTACCCGGTCTACCGGCTCGCGCTGATCGGCTCGGGTCTCGCCATCGCGCTCCTGCTCTACATCCTCGTCACCTATACACGCATCGGCATGCTGGTCAGGGCCGGAGCCGCCAATGCGCCCATGGTGTCCGCGCTCGGCGTCGACATCTCGAAGCTGTTCATGGTCGTGTTCGGCTTCGGGGCCATGCTGGCGGGCTTCGCCGGCGCGATGGTGGCGCCGATTCTTTCGGTGGAGCCCGGCATGGGCGACAACCTGCTCATCCTCACCTTCGTCGTCATCGTGATCGGCGGCATCGGCTCGATCCGCGGGGCCTTCATCGCCGCGCTGCTGGTCGGGCTCGTGGACACGCTGGGGCGCATCTTCGGCCCCTTCCTGCTGCGCATGATCATGGACGGCTCGGCCGCGAGCCAGACCGGCCGCGCGCTGGCGCCCATGCTGATCTACATCCTCATGGCGGCGGTGCTGTTCTTCAGGCCGGCGGGCCTCTTCCCGGTCCGCAAATGA